A window of Solanum stenotomum isolate F172 chromosome 3, ASM1918654v1, whole genome shotgun sequence contains these coding sequences:
- the LOC125857913 gene encoding protein DETOXIFICATION 16-like, whose amino-acid sequence MMNESNSEFPLLSNNIECCDVGEVIEETKKQLELAGPLVLVSFLQYFLQMISIMFVGRLGELSLSSATLASSFAGVTGFSFMMGMGSALETLCGQAYGAKQYHMLGIHMQRGMLVLMAISIPISIIWAFAGHIFAICGQDMEVSVHAGLYARWLIPSIFPYGLLQCQLRFLQTQSRLKPLVISISFTSLIHVLLCWTLVFRLGMGIKGAALCNAISYWINVLILALYIRFASSCKETWTGFSKEGAINLVSFLSLAIPSALMVCLEQWAYEFMVLMSGLLPNPKLETSMMAISQSTSSLVFRIPFGFGSAVSTRVSNELGGGRPKAAMLAARIVLLLAVLQGLLLSGIAVAARNVWGYIYTNEDEVVKYLSTIMPVLALSNFMDGIQGVLSGTARGCGWQKLGALVNLGAYYLVGLPCAVILTFVFHIGGKGLWTGIISGSGLQALLLLLITLRTNWELQATKVMRHV is encoded by the exons aTGATGAATGAAAGTAACTCAGAGTTTCCTCTTCTTTCCAACAACATCGAATGTTGCGATGTAGGTGAGGTTATTGAAGAGACAAAGAAGCAACTAGAGTTAGCAGGACCTTTGGTTCTTGTGAGTTTTTTGCAGTACTTTTTGCAGATGATATCGATCATGTTTGTTGGTCGTCTTGGAGAGCTTTCTCTTTCAAGTGCAACTTTAGCCTCTTCTTTTGCTGGAGTAACTGGTTTCAGCTTCATG ATGGGAATGGGAAGTGCATTGGAGACATTATGCGGACAAGCTTATGGGGCAAAACAATATCATATGCTTGGGATACATATGCAAAGAGGAATGCTTGTATTGATGGCCATTAGCATACCTATATCGATTATATGGGCATTCGCGGGGCATATATTTGCTATTTGTGGACAGGACATGGAAGTTTCTGTCCATGCCGGATTATATGCTCGTTGGTTGATTCCAAGCATTTTTCCTTATGGACTCCTCCAATGCCAACTGAGGTTCCTGCAAACACAAAGCAGACTTAAACCACTGGTGATCAGCATTAGTTTTACGAGTTTAATTCATGTGTTGTTGTGTTGGACACTGGTTTTCAGATTGGGAATGGGAATCAAAGGAGCTGCGCTCTGTAATGCCATATCTTATTGGATCAATGTGCTGATTTTGGCGCTTTATATAAGGTTTGCATCATCATGCAAGGAAACATGGACAGGATTCTCCAAGGAGGGTGCAATAAACCTTGTCAGTTTTCTATCATTAGCTATTCCGTCAGCACTTATGGTCTG CTTGGAGCAATGGGCATATGAGTTTATGGTGCTCATGTCGGGGCTGCTTCCTAATCCAAAGCTCGAGACATCTATGATGGCGATCAG CCAAAGTACCAGTTCTCTGGTCTTCAGGATTCCCTTCGGATTTGGTAGTGCAGTAAG TACACGGGTATCGAATGAATTGGGGGGAGGGAGACCTAAAGCAGCCATGTTAGCAGCACGTATCGTCCTGCTTCTTGCTGTGCTACAGGGCCTATTACTAAGTGGAATAGCAGTTGCAGCAAGAAATGTGTGGGGATATATATACACTAACGAAGATGAAGTGGTGAAATATCTGTCCACGATTATGCCAGTGCTTGCACTGTCCAATTTCATGGATGGAATCCAAGGGGTTCTTTCAG GTACTGCGAGAGGATGTGGTTGGCAGAAACTTGGTGCACTAGTCAATCTAGGAGCCTATTATCTTGTTGGACTTCCTTGTGCAGTCATTTTAACCTTTGTCTTCCACATTGGAGGAAAG GGTCTTTGGACAGGGATCATCAGTGGTAGTGGTCTTCAAGCTTTACTTCTTCTACTTATTACGTTGCGCACAAATTGGGAGCTTCAG GCAACGAAGGTCATGCGGCATGTGTAG